The DNA segment GCGCTATAAGCTAGAGTTGCTACGCCGTGTAGGGGTATACTACACGGCGTTTGCTATTTTAAAGGGTTGTAATAGATGTCATCCACAGTGGAATTTGATCCGCAATCTAGGTCAACTGAGCAGGATGCTTGTGCTCAGACAAGCTTACCGGAGGTATTACCCGAACTCGTTAAACAGTCATTACCTAAACATGTTGCGATTATTATGGATGGTAATGGACGTTGGGCCCAAACCCAGGGCAAACCACGAGTGATGGGGCATAAAGCCGGCGTAAAGGCGGTGAGACGTGCGGTGAGTGCGGCCAGTCAGTTAGGGATACAATCGCTGACGCTATTTGCGTTTTCCAGCGAGAATTGGCGCAGACCCGATAAGGAAGTCAGCTTGCTGATGGAATTGTTTTTTACCGTGTTACAACGGGAAATTAAGTTACTCGATAAAAACCAAGTTCGATTGAATATCATCGGCGATATCAGCCGTTTTTCTGCGCGTTTACAAAAACAAATTCGTGCCGCAGAAGAAAAAACCGCAGGCAACAGTGGATTGATATTGAATGTAGCGGCCAATTACGGTGGCCGTTGGGACATACTGCAAGCTGCGCAAAAGTTAGCTGAAAAGGTGGAAAATGGCGAAATGACCAGCAGTCAGTTCACCGAAGAAGCCCTGAGTGAACATTTGTGCATGCAAAATCAGAGTGAAGTTGATTTAATGATCCGTACGGGCGGGGATTACCGGATCAGCAATTTTGTGCTCTGGCAGGCTGCCTATGCTGAATTGGTGTTTATGGACACCCTTTGGCCTGATTTCGATGAACAGGCTTTTCATGAAGCGATTGCTACTTTTGCCAGTCGCCAGCGCCGTTTTGGTTTGACCGGAAGTCAAATTGATGAGATGCGCGCATTGTAAAACGTCATGAGGGATTTTTTTGCTAAAACAACGTATAATAACAGCAATTTGGTTAATTCCATTAGTTTTGGGAGCGATCTTTTTACTCCCCGTAGAGTACTTTGCTTGGGCCTTAGTGGCCGTGTTTCTGATCGCCGCTAAGGAGTGGGGCAGGATCATCGATAGTCAATGTGATGTGACTCAATGGAGTTTTACTTGCACCGTCGGTATTTTACTTATCGCGTTGAATTTAATTGTTCCCGCCGACACCATTTGGCTTAGGGGACAAATTCATCCTATCTATCTTGCCGTGATTGCCATCGGTGCATTCTGGTGGATAGTGTCACTGCTGTTGGTGGTGACTTACCCTAAAAGCGCCAAACTCTGGCAAAAGAACCCGATGCTAAAGTCCATGTTTGGACAACTCACCCTAGTGCCGTGTTTTGTGGCGCTGATTGCACTCAAATCCATTAGTTCGCAAATATCGCCTTACTACGGCGCATCATTGGTGTTACTGGTGATGCTGATTGTTTGGGCGGCCGATTCGGGCGCGTATTTTGTCGGTAAAGCGGTCGGCAAGACCAAGCTGATGCCGGCGGTGAGCCCAGCTAAAACTCTAGAGGGTTTATTGGGCGGCCTGATGACAACACTGATTGTTGTCGCTGGCGTGATGTATATTTCGCCTGAGCAGGAATTAGGGTTAGTGGTTGCGGTCACCATTTTCGTGGCACTGATTTCGGCGCTTGGCGATTTATCCGAGAGTATGTTTAAGCGTGCCGCCTGCATCAAAGACTCTGGCACGATTCTGCCTGGGCATGGTGGTGTACTCGATCGCATCGACAGCCTCACTGCGGCCTTGCCGGTGTTTACCTTAATCTACATTGCATTTTGGATGTAACGCTATGCAAAATATGGTGATTTTGGGCGCAACTGGGTCGATTGGTGCCAGCACTTTAAGTGTGATTTCGGCTAATCCCGATGCCTATCGTGTTTACGCTTTAGTGGCGAATGCGAGTGTCGATAAGATGCTTGCCCTGTGTGTAACCCATAGCCCCCAAGTCGCCCATATGGTCGATAGTCAGGCCGCATTAGCACTACAAGCCAAGCTTCCCCCTGAGCTTAATATCCAAGTCAGTAGCGGTGAGGATGAACTCATCGCCTTAGTCACAGCCGCTGAAGTGGATACTGTGATGGCCGCTATCGTCGGCGCAGCGGGGCTTGTGCCCACCTTAGCCGCCGTCAAGGCGGGTAAGCGGGTATTGCTTGCCAATAAAGAAGCCTTGGTGATGTCAGGTGAACTCTTTATTGAGGCCACCAAAGCCTCTGGCGCGACTCTATTGCCAGTTGATAGTGAGCACAATGCGATTTTCCAATGTTTACCCGAAGAGGTGCAGGCCAATTTAGGCCGCTGTGATTTAGCCGCATCGGGAATTTCCCATATTTTGCTGACCGGCTCGGGCGGCCCCTTCTTGACCGCTGAGCTTGCCAGCCTTGCGTCAATGACGCCAGCGCAGGCCTGTAAACATCCAAACTGGTCGATGGGGCCGAAAATTTCAGTCGACTCCGCCACTATGATGAATAAGGGCTTGGAGTTTATTGAAGCGCGCTGGTTGTTTAATACCCAGAAAGACCAATTAAAGGTGGTTATCCATCCACAGAGCGTTATCCATTCGATGGTGCAATACCGCGATGGTAGCGTCATTGCGCAAATGGGTAACCCGGATATGCGTACACCGATTGCACATTGTATGTCCTATCCACAAAGAATTAGCTCTGGCGTTGAACCTTTGGATTTTTTCAAAGTCGGACAGTTAAGCTTTTGTGAGCCGGACTTTAATCGCTTTCCTTGTTTGGCGTTAGCGATCGCCGCTTGTGCCCAAGGCCAAGAAGCGACTACGGTACTCAATGCCGCCAATGAAATCGCCGTGGAGGCATTTTTACAGGGGCAGATTGGTTTTACCCATATCGCTAAGGTGAATGAAGCTTGTTTATCATCAGTGCCTAAACGGACGATGACCAGCATCGATGATATTATCGCCCTCGATGCGCAAACGCGGATATATGCCCGCGAACAGTTAGCGAAATTGGCTTAATCCTCATTTGATGAGGAATAAGCCAATTTGACGATGACATAAGGAGTGGAATGTTAGATTTTTTGTGGAACTTAGGTTCGTTTATCGTTGCGCTTGGGCTGCTTATCACCGCCCACGAATACGGCCATTTCTATGTTGCACGCCGCTGTGGCGTGAAGGTTGAACGTTTTTCGATTGGTTTTGGTAAGGCGATTTGGCGCAAAGTAGGTCAAGATGGCACTGAGTACGTCATCGCCATGATCCCGTTAGGCGGCTATGTCAAAATGCTCGATGAACGAGTAGAAGACGTACCCGATGATTTAAAGGACCAAGCCTTTAACCGTAAAAGTGTATGGCAACGGATTGCGATTGTGGCCGCAGGTCCGATTGCAAACTTTATCTTTGCAATTATCGCACTGTATTTAATGTATTTAATTGGCGTGCCATCGCTCAAGCCTGTGATTACCTCAACCACACCTGGCACTGCGGCGGCGCAAATCCAAGTGAATGAGCCGATGCAAGTGACGGCGATTTCAGGCCAGCCTGTACGCAATTGGGAAGAAGTCAATTTAGCGCTAGTGGGCCATATTGGCGATGACAGCTTAACCGTCTCCCTCGCGCCGCTAAATGGTTTGCAGGGTTTAGATACCACGGCTCGCACTTATACCCTTGATACCCGCGAGTGGCGTTTCGACCCAGAAAAGGAGTCGCCGATTACGGCGTTGGGTCTGGGAGTGTATCGCCCTGCGATTGAGCCACAAATAGCGCTCATCAGCGAAGGCAGTGCGGCGGCTAAGAGTGATCTGAAAGTCGGCGATACTTTGGTTGCCATCAATGGGCAAAATTACACCGATTGGCAAGCTTTTGTTGACATTATTCAACATTCTGCCAATGTGCCTGTGGAGTTAACTGTGCGCCGTAATGGCGAGCAGTTTGCCATCTCTGTGACACCTGCGAGTGTTAAAAATAGCGATGACAAAGATATAGGCGTGCTTGGGGTGAGCCCTGCTCAGGCGCAATGGCCAGAGAATATGCGCCTACAACTCGAATATGGCCCAATCGATTCTTTCGCTATAGCAGTGGATAAAACATGGCAACTTGTTGCTGTGAGCTTTAAGATGATTGGCAAATTATTTACTGGCGATGTGTCAGTGAAAAACTTAAGTGGACCTATCTCAATCGCACAGGGTGCGGGCAATAGTGCAAACTATGGCTTGGTTTACTTTCTCGGTTTCCTCGCGCTTATCAGTGTCAATTTAGGCATCATTAACCTGCTGCCATTGCCTGTGCTCGATGGGGGACACCTGCTGTATTACTTCGTTGAGGTAATCACTGGTAAACCTGTGTCTGAAAAGGTGCAGGAAATTGGATTCAGATTTGGGGCAGCCTTGCTGCTAATGTTGATGAGTATCGCCCTTTTCAATGATTTTTCCCGACTCTGAGCAAGGACACACTAATAATTAGAAGTGCTCTATGAGATTGAATAAAATTTTTGCCTCGATGTTATTAGTCGGTGCGTCGTTTTCAGGGACTGTGTTGGCGGATACTTTCCAACCCTTTGAAGTGACCGACATCCAAGTTGAAGGTTTGCAGCGAGTCGCACTGGGTGCTGCCTTGTTAAGCTTACCAGTGAAAGTGGGTGACACTGTTGACCAGTTAAAAATTCAACAAGCCATTAAAAGCCTGTATGCATCGACTAACTTTGAGAACATCTCAGTCAGTCATGATGGCGGTGTGTTGATTGTCAAAGTCACTGAGCGACCAACGATCAGCGCCGTGACCTTTGAAGGCAACAAAGACATTAAAGATGAGCAGTTACAGGAAAGTCTGGACGGCTCAGGCGTGAAAGTCGGTGAGTCCTTAGACCGTACTATGCTGACGGGCATCGAGAAGGGATTACAAGACTTCTACTACGGTGTGGGTAAATACGGTGCGAAAGTCGAAGCGCAGGTGATTAACTTGCCCCGTAACCGTGTCGAACTAAAATTCAAGTTCACCGAAGGTTTAGCGGCTGAAATTCGCCAAATTAACGTGGTTGGCAACAAAGAGTTTACCGATGCTGAGCTTATTGGCATGTTAGAACTCAAAGACTACGTGGCTTGGTGGGATCTGTTCGGTGAGCGTCGCTATCAGAAGCAAAAGCTGCAAGCCGACCTTGAAACCATTAAAACCTATTACCACAACAAGGGTTATATCCGCTTTGAAGTCACCTCGACTCAAGTGGCGATGACGCCTGACCGTAAAGGTTTGTATATCACCATCAACGTCAACGAAGGTGAGAAGTACAAGGTTAAAGACGTTAACCTCACCGGCGACTTAATGGGCCGTGAAGAGTTAATGAAATCGATTCTGCCAATTAAGGCGGGCGATATGTACAACGGCGGTGATGTGACCTTCACCGAAGAGATGTACAGCAAATACTTAGGTCGTTTCGGTTACGCTTACCCTGAAGTGAAAACCTACCCTGAAATTGATGATAAAACCAAGGAAGTGACTTTAAACATCAATATCAAACCGGGTAAACGTGTGTATGTGCGTTCGGTTAACTTCACTGGTAACACTGTCACTAAAGATGAAGTGATGCGCCGCGAACTGCGTCAGATGGAAGGGGCTTGGTTAAACTCGGCGCAGGTTGAGCAATCTAAAGCCCGTCTAAACCGTTTAGGCTTCTTCGAGACTGTTGATACCGAAACCATTCAAGTGCCAGGTACCGACGATTTAGTCGATGTGGCCGTGAAGGTCAAAGAGCAGCCATCGGGATCATTTAACGCTGGTGTCGGTTATGGTACTGAATCGGGCTTAAGTCTGCAGTTTGGTGTGCAGCAAAATAACTTCCTCGGTACGGGTAACCAAGCGGGCGTGAGTTTGAGCACCAACAAGTATTCTAAGAACGTTAACTTATCTTACACCGATCCTTATTGGACCAAAGATGGCGTGAGCTTAGGTGGCAGCGTTTACTGGAACGAGTTCGATGCGAATGAGGCTAACCTTGAGCGTTATAAAAACAGCTCCTATGGCGTGGCATTAAACTCAGGCTTCCCGATTAACGAATACAACCGTATTAATGGTGGTATTGGCTATCGTCATAACACGATTTCAGAAATCTCCGCCTACGAGCAGGCGCTGCGTTTCTACAATATCTACCGTGACGATGATCCAAATGCCGATCTAAGCTTCGATAACTTCGAGCTGAGCTTAGGCTGGTACCGCAGTACCTTAAACCGTGGCACCTTCCCAACGGACGGTTCGTCACAGCGTTTAAGCGGTAAGATGACAGTACCAGGCTCGGATCTGCAGTACTTTAAGACTGACTTCGATACTAACTATTATTTCCCCATCAACCGCAGCCACAGTTTTGTGCTTTTGGCGCGTGGTCGTTTAGGTTATGGCAACGGTTATGGTCAATTTAATGATAATGATCAAATCCTGCCTTTCTGGGAAAACTATTACTCGGGCGGTAGTACCTCACTGCGTGGCTTTAAGTCTAACTCGGTCGGCCCACGTTCATTCTACCTCTTCCGTGGTAGCGAGCCTTGTGCGCCGGATCCATCGGGTGACGGTTGTAGTTTACCGGGTGATCCAAACAGTATTCAGGTCAGTTCAGGTCGTTCTATCGGTGGTAACGCGATTGCAACCGCCAGTATGGAGTTGATTGTACCAACGCCATTCTTAGATGAGGCCTACACTAACTCTGTTCGTACCAGCTTCTTCGTCGATGCGGGTAACGTATGGGATACTGAGTTCGATTTCGCTAAGTATCAAACGCTGCCAGCGGAAGAATTTGATAAGTTACAGGACTACAGTGATCCTGGCCGTATCAGAGCGTCTTGGGGGTTAAGCTTACAGTGGCTGTCTCCTATGGGCCCAATGGTATTCAGCTTGGCATGGCCGATTAAAGAATACGAAGGCGATCAAACAGAGATCTTCTCGTTCAATATTGGCAAAACTTTTTAAAAGGCATACACTCGGCAGGTTTTGCTGAATATAACAAAGGTAACAAGGAGTCTATTTTGAACAAGATGGTAAACCGTGCCCTGGTGACGTTGGCTTTATTAGGTGCACCTTTAGCGGCGCAGGCAGAAAATATTGCGGTTGTTGATATGGGCGCTGTGTTTGAACAGTTACCTCAACGTGAGCAAATCTCCCAATCTCTGAAATCAGAGTTTGGTGATCGCATGGCTGAAGTTCAGAAAATGCAAGAAGAAATGCGCTCTCTGATGGAGAAGCAGCAACGTGACGGCGCGTTAATGAATGACACGCAAAAAACTGAGCTGGTTCGTAAAATGGAAGCGTTAAAATCTGAATATCAGCTAAAAGGAAAAGCTTTGGATGAAGACTTACGTCGTCGCCAAGGTGAAGAGCAAAACAAACTGTTAGTTAAGGTTCAAAAAGCCATTAATACTATCGCTGAAAAAGAAAAATACGATTTAGTTTTACAGCGCGGTGCCGTCATTTATGTTAAGCCAAATGCTGACATCAGTGGCAAAGTGGTTGAAGCCTTAAGCAAAGGCAAGTAATTAATGAAAAGTGTGACTTTAAAAGAGCTAAGCCTGTTATTAGATGGCGTTGTCCAAGGCGATGAAACGTTAGTGATCAACAGCGTTGCGACACTTGAACATGCCCAATCGGGTCAAATCTCTTTTTTAGCCAACAGCAAATACCGTGCTCAGCTTGAGTCAACTCAAGCGAGTGCGGTGTTATTGTCGGCTAAAGACGCGCAGGACTATTCAGGCACTGCGTTAGTCGTTAAAGACCCCTATGTGGGGTTTGCCCGTGTGGCTCAGTTTTTAGATACTACGCCCAAGGCGGCCGTAGGTATCCATCCATCGGCACAAATCGACTCTTCTGCCCAGTTAGGCGAAGGCGTAGCAATTGGTGCCAATGTGGTGATTGGCGCGAATGTGATCCTCGGCGAAAACGTGCAGATTGGTGCGGGCTCTGTGATTGGTCAAGACTCCATCGTAGGCTCTAACACTCGTCTGTGGGCCAATGTGACCCTCTATCATAATGTCCATTTAGGCCAAGATTGTATTATTCATTCCGGCGCAATTATTGGCTCCGACGGTTTCGGTTACGCCAACGAGCGTGGACAATGGATTAAAATTCCCCAAACCGGTGGTGTACGCATTGGCGATCGCGTCGAAATCGGCGCGAACTCAACCATTGACCGTGGCGCCTTAGGTCATACCGAGATCCACAACGGTGTGATCATCGACAACCAAGTACAGGTTGCCCACAACGATATTATTGGTGAAAATACCGCGATCGCTGGCAGCACGACCATTGCTGGCAGTGTGACAATAGGTAAACATTGTATTATTGGTGGTAACTGCGCGATTGCAGGCCACTTGACCATTGCGGATGGTGTCCATCTTTCTGGCGCGACAAACGTTACAGGTAACATGCGTGAGCCTGGTTTGTATTCTTCTGCGACAGTGGCAATGGAAAACAAAGTGTGGCGTAAAAATACAGTTCGCTTCCGTCAATTGGATGAACTGTTCCAACGCGTGAAGACGTTGGAAAAGAATTCAAATACACCAGAGTAATTGCCCCAAGGCAATTTTGAGGAACTAGGTTCGTGTCTAATCAAATGAACACTATGGATATTACGGAGATCCTTAAGTATCTACCCCATAGATATCCATTTTTATTAATCGATCGCGTTTTGGATTACACCCCAGGTGAGAGTCTCCATGCGATTAAAAACGTGACGATTAATGAACCCTTTTTCCAGGGACATTTCCCTGTTCAGCCTGTGATGCCCGGCGTGCTGATTTTAGAAGCCATGGCACAGGCTACTGGTCTGCTCGCGTTTAAGACCATGAGTGACGATGTACCGCCTCCTGGTGTGTTGTACTATTTTGCTGGTATCGATAACGCCCGTTTTAGACGTGTGGTTGAGCCCGGCGATCAAATCCATTTTGAAGTCAAAATGATTAAAGAGCGCCGCGGGATTGGCGTTTTCTATGGTGAGGCCAAAGTGGATGGTGAAGTGGTTTGTTCCGCTGAAATCATGTGTGCCCGCAGAGAGATTAATCAGTGATAGATACATTAGCGTTTGTGCATCCCGATGCAAAAATTGGTAAAAACGTCACCATTGGCCCATGGAGTTATGTGGGTGCGGGTGTCGAGATTGGCGACGATTGTTGGTTAAGCTCCCACGTAGTGGTGAAGGGCCCAACCATTATCGGTAAAGGCAACCGTATTTTCCAATTCGCCTCCGTGGGTGAAGAATGCCAAGATAAGAAATACGCAGGCGAGCCAACTCGACTCATTATTGGCGATAACAATATTATCCGTGAGCATGTGACCATTCACCGTGGTACGGTTCAAGATAATAGCGAAACCCGTATCGGCTCTAACAACCTGTTTATGAACTACGTGCATATCGCCCATGACTGTGTGGTCGGTAATAACGTGATTATGGCCAACAATGCGTCTATCGCAGGCCATGTGCATGTGGGGGACTGGGCGATTCTCGGAGGTATGACTGGCGTTCACCAGTTTGTGCATATCGGTGCCCACGCCTTTACCGCAGGTTGCTCGTTATTGCTACAGGATGTGCCCCCTTTGTGATGGCGGCGGGACAACCTGCCATTCCTCGTGGCTTAAACAGCGAAGGTATGAAGCGCCGTGGATTCTCTAAGGAGAGCCAATTAGCGGTGCGCCGAGCCTATAAAACCTTATATCGCAGCAGTTTAACTGCTGATGAAGCGATTGAAGCGCTTGCCGAAGATGCGCAGAACGATGAGCAAGTTAAGTCGTTCATTGAGTTTGTTAAATCATCGGGTCGCGGCATTATTCGTTAAGAGTCTTAGACTCTACACTATGCCATTCATAGGCACTGCTCGTAATATTCTGCTTTAGACAATGCCATGGCAGAGATGCGCTGCGGTGCCATTTACTTGTCAGATATGATTGGTTTATGAGCAAAAAATCTCAATTAGTGTTTGCAATGGTCGCCGGAGAACTCTCCGGCGATATTTTAGGTGCAGGTTTAATGGCCGCACTGCAAAAAACACACCCCAACGCCCGTTTTGTCGGTATTGGTGGACCTCGTATGGAAGCCCTAGGCTTCGAATCCCTGTTCGCAATGGAAGAGTTAGCCGTGATGGGGATAGTCGAAGTGCTATCACGCTTGCCACGCTTACTCCATGTGCGCTCATCCCTGATTAAGTCCATCACCGAACTTAAGCCCGATTGTTTTATCGGTATCGATGCACCGGATTTTAATATCGGTCTTGAACTTAAGTTAAAGGCGCAGGGGATTAAAACTGTTCACTACGTGAGCCCTTCGGTATGGGCATGGCGGCCTAAGCGTATTTTTAAAATCGCTAAGGCCACCAATATGGTGCTGTCG comes from the Shewanella seohaensis genome and includes:
- the uppS gene encoding polyprenyl diphosphate synthase — protein: MSSTVEFDPQSRSTEQDACAQTSLPEVLPELVKQSLPKHVAIIMDGNGRWAQTQGKPRVMGHKAGVKAVRRAVSAASQLGIQSLTLFAFSSENWRRPDKEVSLLMELFFTVLQREIKLLDKNQVRLNIIGDISRFSARLQKQIRAAEEKTAGNSGLILNVAANYGGRWDILQAAQKLAEKVENGEMTSSQFTEEALSEHLCMQNQSEVDLMIRTGGDYRISNFVLWQAAYAELVFMDTLWPDFDEQAFHEAIATFASRQRRFGLTGSQIDEMRAL
- a CDS encoding phosphatidate cytidylyltransferase, translated to MLKQRIITAIWLIPLVLGAIFLLPVEYFAWALVAVFLIAAKEWGRIIDSQCDVTQWSFTCTVGILLIALNLIVPADTIWLRGQIHPIYLAVIAIGAFWWIVSLLLVVTYPKSAKLWQKNPMLKSMFGQLTLVPCFVALIALKSISSQISPYYGASLVLLVMLIVWAADSGAYFVGKAVGKTKLMPAVSPAKTLEGLLGGLMTTLIVVAGVMYISPEQELGLVVAVTIFVALISALGDLSESMFKRAACIKDSGTILPGHGGVLDRIDSLTAALPVFTLIYIAFWM
- the ispC gene encoding 1-deoxy-D-xylulose-5-phosphate reductoisomerase; the protein is MQNMVILGATGSIGASTLSVISANPDAYRVYALVANASVDKMLALCVTHSPQVAHMVDSQAALALQAKLPPELNIQVSSGEDELIALVTAAEVDTVMAAIVGAAGLVPTLAAVKAGKRVLLANKEALVMSGELFIEATKASGATLLPVDSEHNAIFQCLPEEVQANLGRCDLAASGISHILLTGSGGPFLTAELASLASMTPAQACKHPNWSMGPKISVDSATMMNKGLEFIEARWLFNTQKDQLKVVIHPQSVIHSMVQYRDGSVIAQMGNPDMRTPIAHCMSYPQRISSGVEPLDFFKVGQLSFCEPDFNRFPCLALAIAACAQGQEATTVLNAANEIAVEAFLQGQIGFTHIAKVNEACLSSVPKRTMTSIDDIIALDAQTRIYAREQLAKLA
- the rseP gene encoding sigma E protease regulator RseP, whose amino-acid sequence is MLDFLWNLGSFIVALGLLITAHEYGHFYVARRCGVKVERFSIGFGKAIWRKVGQDGTEYVIAMIPLGGYVKMLDERVEDVPDDLKDQAFNRKSVWQRIAIVAAGPIANFIFAIIALYLMYLIGVPSLKPVITSTTPGTAAAQIQVNEPMQVTAISGQPVRNWEEVNLALVGHIGDDSLTVSLAPLNGLQGLDTTARTYTLDTREWRFDPEKESPITALGLGVYRPAIEPQIALISEGSAAAKSDLKVGDTLVAINGQNYTDWQAFVDIIQHSANVPVELTVRRNGEQFAISVTPASVKNSDDKDIGVLGVSPAQAQWPENMRLQLEYGPIDSFAIAVDKTWQLVAVSFKMIGKLFTGDVSVKNLSGPISIAQGAGNSANYGLVYFLGFLALISVNLGIINLLPLPVLDGGHLLYYFVEVITGKPVSEKVQEIGFRFGAALLLMLMSIALFNDFSRL
- the bamA gene encoding outer membrane protein assembly factor BamA, which produces MRLNKIFASMLLVGASFSGTVLADTFQPFEVTDIQVEGLQRVALGAALLSLPVKVGDTVDQLKIQQAIKSLYASTNFENISVSHDGGVLIVKVTERPTISAVTFEGNKDIKDEQLQESLDGSGVKVGESLDRTMLTGIEKGLQDFYYGVGKYGAKVEAQVINLPRNRVELKFKFTEGLAAEIRQINVVGNKEFTDAELIGMLELKDYVAWWDLFGERRYQKQKLQADLETIKTYYHNKGYIRFEVTSTQVAMTPDRKGLYITINVNEGEKYKVKDVNLTGDLMGREELMKSILPIKAGDMYNGGDVTFTEEMYSKYLGRFGYAYPEVKTYPEIDDKTKEVTLNINIKPGKRVYVRSVNFTGNTVTKDEVMRRELRQMEGAWLNSAQVEQSKARLNRLGFFETVDTETIQVPGTDDLVDVAVKVKEQPSGSFNAGVGYGTESGLSLQFGVQQNNFLGTGNQAGVSLSTNKYSKNVNLSYTDPYWTKDGVSLGGSVYWNEFDANEANLERYKNSSYGVALNSGFPINEYNRINGGIGYRHNTISEISAYEQALRFYNIYRDDDPNADLSFDNFELSLGWYRSTLNRGTFPTDGSSQRLSGKMTVPGSDLQYFKTDFDTNYYFPINRSHSFVLLARGRLGYGNGYGQFNDNDQILPFWENYYSGGSTSLRGFKSNSVGPRSFYLFRGSEPCAPDPSGDGCSLPGDPNSIQVSSGRSIGGNAIATASMELIVPTPFLDEAYTNSVRTSFFVDAGNVWDTEFDFAKYQTLPAEEFDKLQDYSDPGRIRASWGLSLQWLSPMGPMVFSLAWPIKEYEGDQTEIFSFNIGKTF
- a CDS encoding OmpH family outer membrane protein, giving the protein MVNRALVTLALLGAPLAAQAENIAVVDMGAVFEQLPQREQISQSLKSEFGDRMAEVQKMQEEMRSLMEKQQRDGALMNDTQKTELVRKMEALKSEYQLKGKALDEDLRRRQGEEQNKLLVKVQKAINTIAEKEKYDLVLQRGAVIYVKPNADISGKVVEALSKGK
- the lpxD gene encoding UDP-3-O-(3-hydroxymyristoyl)glucosamine N-acyltransferase — protein: MKSVTLKELSLLLDGVVQGDETLVINSVATLEHAQSGQISFLANSKYRAQLESTQASAVLLSAKDAQDYSGTALVVKDPYVGFARVAQFLDTTPKAAVGIHPSAQIDSSAQLGEGVAIGANVVIGANVILGENVQIGAGSVIGQDSIVGSNTRLWANVTLYHNVHLGQDCIIHSGAIIGSDGFGYANERGQWIKIPQTGGVRIGDRVEIGANSTIDRGALGHTEIHNGVIIDNQVQVAHNDIIGENTAIAGSTTIAGSVTIGKHCIIGGNCAIAGHLTIADGVHLSGATNVTGNMREPGLYSSATVAMENKVWRKNTVRFRQLDELFQRVKTLEKNSNTPE
- the fabZ gene encoding 3-hydroxyacyl-ACP dehydratase FabZ — its product is MSNQMNTMDITEILKYLPHRYPFLLIDRVLDYTPGESLHAIKNVTINEPFFQGHFPVQPVMPGVLILEAMAQATGLLAFKTMSDDVPPPGVLYYFAGIDNARFRRVVEPGDQIHFEVKMIKERRGIGVFYGEAKVDGEVVCSAEIMCARREINQ